The DNA region actgattgagcttgcatacaagatgctctttgccctttgtaatgaatctttctggttgctttatatggatattttcttcaagacttctattaaggaaagttatcttgacatccacttaccaaatctcatagtccttatagataaaagaatccggatagacttaagcatggctaccggcgaaaaagttttctttttcaacaagtcttgctttgaaagtttccaccttcctatctatccatcttttcctattgtagacctatttacacccaatggtttttacaccattcggtggttttacaagctcccagactttattagaatacatatattctatttctgtattcattgctcttttcaaagatgctgaatctttatcttggagcgcagagcgcttcgtcatatgtccgggaattaggtttatatttaccagggatcaagtccaaagattctcccaaaacatgaatatttaggttgcctaactaccctcccactatgacgaggcactttttgcaattgtgtatcatctgtgatacgtgttgtagtttcttgtgatattccatcttatacaattggtactagattagacgtgtcctttattatttccttaagaacaaatttacttatgggtttatggtttattacatagtcctcttttaaaaatcgtgcattggtactaacaatgaacttctgatttttaggactataaacctcctttcgtttttctaggataacctacaaacaagtgaactcctgtccaacttatcagtgtctcttatgtgctagaccacccaaatccgaatatgcttcagactaggcttacgtccattctgcaattctatgggagtagagagttctgaatTAGAATGTACTATGTTCACATCCGTTTCCAGtatatatcctcaaaacgaattttggtaattctgaataacttatcattgatctaactatttctataaaagtcctataccttcttactacaccattctgttggggtataccatgtgcagttagttgggattaaatcccgacttctgataagtaactcctaaactctccaagaGGTAATTGCCACTGCGATCTcaacgtagtgtcttgatacttttaccttgacgttactccatatcagtctaatactctttgaacttattaaagcacttagacttgcgactCATCAAGTAATTGTACCccgtattttgaatagttgtctataaaatagatgaaatattcgaaactatgGGGAAAGAAATATGGGGATTCAAAGAGGAATGGAGGAGCACACAAAGCCCACTTCAACTTCGCTCACAAAGCTCACTGAGCTTTTTATTCTGCTCTGCTCTCTTGAATTTTGCTCTGCTCTCTTGAAGTCCACTTAAGGTCTCTTATATAGACCTTGCCTGCTACAAGGCTTGCAAGcacagcaagccacgttgtggcttgcatgcttgccagcaagccacaacgtggcttgctgttGGCTAAGTGGCTTGCAAGCTCTTGCAAACTTGCCACGTGGCCTGTCACGTGACGTGCAAACAAGCTTGTCATACTGGCCAACAAATTACCTTATGTAGACATACTGTGTCCTGACTGATTTTTACGAGTAATGGATTGATGTCctccgggccctggatttccaACCCCTTTTGTTCCGAATGAGTCAAAAAGCCTTGCTTTCAATCGTTGTGGGATTACAACCCATACGTCGTATTTTCATTCAAATTTTTCAACAACATGTTCATGCATAACATCATTTAGGTGTGATCATGAAAAAGACTCTCCTCAGATGAACCGATCTATCCTTACTATATAAGTACATAAAAGATTTACATGATGATTAAATACGGAGACACATTTAGTGTGAATTCATTCCAGAATCAAGATTTAATGATTGCCACAGGAACGTAAGGGCAGCTATATAATTTTATCAGGTGATTGATAAGATAGAATGTTCTtttcattaaaaataaattaaaaagagacGCCGTCCTCTCCGACTattccaaaaaaaatatatagctgTTCATTTTTTATTTTCGCCAATAATATTATTTGCAAGATGCTCTATTGTAGTAGTGTCCTTTGGGATTGTGCAATGATTGAAATATGAGGtattattatataaaattttaaaatcaaaatttaatgtgtcttgagtttttttttttttttttaatgtcttgaccatttatattaataattaatagtCATTTATGATTTATCTTCTCTGTATTAATTTAGAGACAAATTAATGAAAATATTGGGACGAACAAATCACCTTTTGTCATATTATCATTTACATTGAtttgttattttcttcatcaaatctCATCCATTTGTGCAGATTTAACTAGTGAATCCGATCAAAGTAATTCAATTCCATTTTGATCTCGTTCTTTAAAAACACAATGGTAACCAGCAGTCCActaaggtatttttttaaaaaaaaaattagatatctaAGGATCGAGTATTTTAcacataaattaattttaatggtTGAGTGTAGAGGTATAAATAagtcaagccgctcgtgagctattcgaagctcgattcgataaaagctcgtttaaactcgtttaattaagctcattaagataaataaaccaagctcaaacttcataatattcggctcgttagctcgtgaacatattcgttaagctcataaatcaatttttaaataaaaaaaataataattttgatattgaattgatagattttacactttacttatgaaaaacatacacaaatatattaaatttatttattagaataaaattataaattttaacaagaatattataatttttttaaaatatataatttaatttttaatgaatatttaaatttataatttatatttattaagttcgtttaggctcgataaaagctcgaataagctcgtgagccatgaagatattcattaaataaaattcgaattcagctcgattataaacaaatcaaactcaaacaTCTAAGAATTCGACtcgactcggctcgattacacccctagttgAGTGATCTAAAAACACTAGTTATGAGCCATCCACCAAATTTTGTACAAGACCAAATCAATTATCTTTAGAATTATCGAGCATAATGGTTGTCGTGTTTAATAATCCGTTTTTGTATAGGTACGTTAGAATTATCGAGCATAATGGTTGTCGTGTTTAATAATTCATTTTTGTATAAGTACGTTTCATGTCCGTCTCAGAGAAGCGACGTGTATGCATTAATGGAGTCctctcggggcggtgcgatggttaaaatATGGGGTGTTACCACATAAGATCTTGGAATCGAAATTCGATGTGACCGAGCATAATCTCCTCCatatcttggccatttgcactaatggttagtagtcatccgtgattacTTCTTCCGTGTTGACCTAAGGACGAATTGACGAAGATGCTAAGGGCAAACGAATCACCTTTTACCACGTGTATGCATTAATGGACTTCCAACAACTCCACTTGAATTCAACGAACACCGGTCTCGACGACGCACCACCAAATTACAGGGATGGCGACCGACTAAGACATTTCCAAAATTTAGCTATCACATGAATTAGGACAACTATCGAGGAGGAAAATATAAGCCTAAATATAAAGGCATAAGTCAAGTCGTTAGATCAAATGAACTTGTATTCACTCGTCTTCTTCCTTATCGACCCATCATCTCCGATCTCATTAATAACGTTAATTATGGAGATTATACGCGTCAAATCTTTATCATTACAAAAAACAACATTATTGACGCGAGActtattatataattttattttcttacaTGCACTAAAATATCTTCATCCGTGGTGAAAATTAGCTTGGTTTTTTCTGTTTATTCAGCTCTATTTGCAGCTAGTGATCGAGCTCATACGTCGAGCTTGCTACATGCTTCGTCTGTTGCTTTTGCTCTTAGCAATGACTACAGCAGATCTAGTCGATTAGCTGAAGCAAACAAATTCTCTCGAAGGCCAAGAAGCTATAGTATACTGATTGTTTTTCTTCGAGATGGCAAAGCAAAAACATCTTCGTTGGCTATCTATTGCCCTCCCAATGATTCCTCCTGTGGTAACCCTTGAAATACTAAACATTAACAAAAGATGTGTGTACCATGCTTAAGTGATTATTGCATTCTACTTAATTTCACTTTGTATGAATcgtgtcatatatatatatatagaatctccaaataattaattcaaatgatCATGCAATATTAAGTGTGGAATCATTACTGGTGAAATTAACCAATCTGAGAGATTCGATTAATCCATTTCGtccttttaaaaatcaaattgaattaatgGCGGACGTGTTTTATATTGACTCTTATAATTCATCTTTATATATGTTGTTGTGAGACAAGTGACGGGTGCAGTGGACTTCCATCCACGCCACTTTGATCGAAGACGGTCTCGTTGGCGCCACGAAGCCCGCGAGACATTTCCAAAATTTAGCTATCATCTTAATTAGGAGAGGAGATCCTCTACCGAGCAGGAAAATATATAAGCCTTAATAAAAATCAACAAGGCATCTTTCTCTTTCCTAAATCATGTCGCTACTTATGAAACGTTTACTTTTCAAAGTCAGGTCGTCGTCCATATGGGCTTGAATTATGCATGCCTTTCTTTATTCCGGTTCATTCTAACTTTTCGGGTTCTTGgatgaaaagaaaaaaaggacctttataataaaaaaatatatagattaaTGTACAATTTAAAtacaatttaatagaaaattttgaaaattaatatattttatttaaaataggaTAAACTTCCtacaaaatatatttctcaagatttttcaaaaaatacaaAATCgtacaaaaatatatttcctaAGTTTCTCCAAAAAATTGTAATATCTatgaatacaaaaaaaaatatgaaataattattaaaaaaagtctatatcttctagcattttgagaagtaaaatcatcaataagattttcaaaatcaaatttttgtaACACCTTATGATCCTGTCtagaagctgagaaaacgaacctgccggtgtgacgtgtctggaaggttgaccgcatccccatgacctggtcgatgatctgtcctctacgttgaccagatcgtcagaagtcctcctccggtcaactgtacctgtatccagcgaccgggttcccccggtctctggtacctcggtgctcgaggcgaatcccagacatataagtaaccgcataataATGATAGAATAGTTAACTAAAGGCggaaaaggtacgagaacgtaccctggcccaggggggcgccctcggatggatgagtgagctggtcgTGAAACTGACCGAGTCGTCTTGACCCGGAAGGGTGGATGCCTCTGAACCGACCGAAGAGGAGCTAGGTCCGGAGGTGACAACGCGGAGCCGAATGTGGCATGGATCTGAAAGGTGACACACAATCGGAATACAACGGCGACACGACCGGCGTACgacatcggctcgcaggccggaatgtgACAACGGCGCGTAGGCCGGAATGTGACAACGACGCGTAGGCCGGAATGTGACAACGGCGCGTAAGCCGGAACACTAGGCAAAGTCGGCGCCAGGACTACCAGTAAGTGCCGGAGGAGGGCTGCTCTACGTGTAGAGGCTGCCTACGAGGGAGGCGCTGTGGAGAAGAAGGGAGCGCCGGCGGCTTCGTCGGCGCCGGCGGAGAGCTGGAGAAGGAGAGAGCGTCTCCTTGATGGCTGGCGGCGGCAAAAATCACGAACCCCCTCCCCCGTTTCTCTCTGGCGGCGCCCCCCTGCAAACGTGAGGCCCCCCTCTCCTTTTCACGAACCGGCTCCTCAATGCCCCTCTAACCCTCCACCTCCTAAATGACGCATATGCCCTCTCTTTTCTCCCTAATCCCCTCTATGCCCTCTCCTGTGATCCGGATCACCTTATTTTCGATACATAAAATTATCAAGTCATTTATATGtaaatcattatcatcatcttCTCTCAATTCTTCTTGCTCATTCGTTACATGATtatgatcatcattttctctcaattcttttcGTTCATTGATTGTATTATCATTTAGCTCTTCTTAATTACTCAATTGCTGCTCATTTATTGTatgatcatttagttcttcttgattttttccttgtaattcatcaattgaatcTTCAATTAAAGAGCTAGCTTTAAAAAACTTACAAAGAATACCtttgtgagttttaataatttgttccactctttttcttttgtttcttttctgaCTCCAATTTTGATATTTCTTTGAAAACATGTTTGTACTACCAATTTcaaatgtaaaaataaaacacacaaaactAGCAACAAAGCtaacaataaaataaacacaagtaGTGAAAATAATAGTTGAAGAACAATAAAACTTGGTTTATACTTGAAGCAATCGATATAATCTATTCTATGATTATTAAAATTGGGACGATTTATTTTAACTCTTTCAAATCggtaagaaaaatcataaaatataggCTCCAATATCAATATTGAATATTggcaataagaaaaaatatagataaataggTAAGTTACGTTGTAAATTTATATATTAATGAATGATAAtattaatgaaattaaaatttcaattggaCAATAAACgtttctaatttaattagaagagattcaaaTGAGAAGAAAGGGAAAAACTGATGTTCATGATTCATACTTAAGAAAAAGTACAAACAATAAAATTTTGGAAAGAGAAAAATTAATcatttatcttctttttttttcttggatctttattaaaataattcaataaattttttgatgatttttattaaaataatttaattatatataatatatgttaTATATGTATGTCAAATTTGGGACCCTTAAAAATCAATGCGCTTGAAAATAGATCATTATATTGTCCAAAAAAAACCTTGAAATACTACTTTTCTCCGTGGGCCAAAATATCTTCGTCTTTGAAAATAACTAGTTTTGTCTCTTTATTTATTTCTATTTGTAACTAGTGTTCGAGCTCACGTCGAATTGCTAGTTAGTTACCAGCAAAATCAGAGAAGAGAGATAGATATATTgatgacgaagaagaagaagaatgaaatttGCATGTGTCTTCTGTTGCTTTTGCTCTTAGCAATTAGTAGAGCGGACTCCTCGATTAACTCATGCACCAGGCGTTGCGGTGACGTCGACATCCCCTTCCCCTTTGGCATCGAGTCGGACTGCTTCCTTCCCGGATTCCACGTCTTCTGTAACCACTCCAAACTCTACTCAGCTGGCAACATCCAAATCCTCAACTTCAGCCTTGTTGAGCCCCGAGCCACAATAATCCAGAAAAACGCACACGTCCACCCACAAAAGTACAACAACTCCACTGGTGGAGTCTACATCTCAAGGGAGATGGACCTCACCGGCTCGCCTTTCTTCTTCTCCATTAGAGACAACATCTTTGCCGCCGCCGGATGCAACGTCGTCGCCTTCTTCAGCTCGTCCAATACTTTGTTCAACACTCCCAATGGACGTGCCTGCGTCTCTCTCTGCAACGACACCAACTACAATATCGGCGTAATTAGTGGTTATTCTTGCTCTGGCGCCGACGGCTGCTGCCGGGTGACCGATATCCCCTTGGGAATGAAGCAATTCACTTCCTACTTGATCCATGACTTCGCTGGATTTAACGGCTCGACAACCCAAAATTCGCCGTGCCTCTTCTCGTCCATTCTGGATGTGCACTCTTTTAACGGGACGTCACGTTGGTGTGACTTGTATAAGCGATACCGAGGACAGTTTCCGGTCGCCGTCGTCTGGTCCATCTCCAACTCGTCGTGCGAGCAAGCTAAGCTCAATCCCACCACCTATGCGTGCCTGAGTAGGAACAGCCACTGTTTACAAACTTACCGCGGATACACTTGCGGCTGCAATGATGCTTACGAAGGCAATCCTTACATAGAAGACGGATGCAATGCAAAAGGCGCCACGAGGATAAGTAAGTTTTCTCTCCCGTTAATTCAATTTTATTCTTCTAAAATCAAAATAGCATTaaacatttctttcttttttccattTTGGTTATGTGATAAGTGTTGTTTCTTGGCAAAAACAGTTAAAATTCAATTCCTAAGATGAGATTTCTACGAAGAGTACTGCATAATAGCCAACAATTGAGATTAGCTAACTGCCTCTAGGTTCGACTGTAAAAAAAGGAACCCTCTGTAGGATTTGAATTCTCCTTCAAACAATTGGGTCGGGTATAGTTCATCACAAACATATACAGAAACAAGCCACACAATCTAACACAATTGATTCAAGCATgtaattttataaactaaggATATACACAAAATAAACATGGGGGATTTGATGCTCGTACAAATTTGACTTAAATAGGTGACACTGAAGTACTCATTTATCATTATATTGTTGTTGCATATAATGCTAAATTTAAAGTATGTTTGAAATCTTCTTTGTGTCATTATAGGAAACATCCTTATGATTGTTAGTGCAAGTTCTGGGGGCAGCGTGCTTATTTGTTTAGCTATTGTTGCACTCTGGagaattctgaaaaaaaaaaatcttcaaaacAGAAAGAAGAAATTTTACCGAAGAAATTTAGATTTGTTAAGAAAGGAACAATCTTCAACCGATGAAATTGTTACTGAAAGGATGAAGATCTACGAGCTAGATGAATTGGAAAAAGCTACCAATTATTTTGATAAAACTCGAGTTGTTGGGGGTGGAGGTCATGGAAAAGTGTACAAAGGAATTTTATCGGATCAACGCGTAGTTGCCATCAAAATGCCAAAGATAACAAATGAAAGTGAGCTTAGACAGTTCGTTAATGAGGTTTTCCTTCTTTCTCAAACCAATCATAGAAATGTGGTTAAGTTGATGGGGTGTTGCTTGCAAACTGAAGTTCCTTTGCTTGTATTTGAGTTCATATCAGGCGGAACGCTCTCTGATCATCTTCGTAATCACGAGCAATTCTCACCTTTATCATTTGAAGATCGTTTAAGGATTGCCTACGAAGTTGCTAGAGCATTATCCTATATACACTCAGAAGCTTCCATAACAATTTTCCATAGAGATGTGAAATCATCCAACATTCTACTTGATGAAAGAAACACTGCAAAACTAGCAGATTTTGGTGCTTCAAGGGCTGTTACTTGCGATAAGAATTCAATAACTACTATTGTTCAAGGAACTTATGGATACTTGGATCCTGAGTACCATCAAACAGGAAGATTAACTAACAAGAGTGATGTTTATAGCTTTGGAGTCATTCTTGCAGAGCTTTTGACTGGGAAATTGGCGGTTCCTTACGAAAAAGATAATGATGAGGTGAGAAACATCGTTATGGATTTCATTGCTTCATTGACGGATAATTCACTTCTTGAGATCCTAGATCCTCTAGTTTTAAAGGAAGCAAAAGAAGAAATTCTTCAAAAAATTGCAAGACTCATAGAGAGGTGCCTCAAACTATATGGGAATGAACGACCAACAATGAAGGACGTGGAGGAAGAACTCAAAGCTATGAGAGCAAAGAAACCAAACGTTGATCCTAATAGCCTGGAAGGAACTGCATCAATTGATAATCGCTTAGATCATGGTGTTAATAGTCTTGAAGGAACTGCATCAATTCATACTTGCTTTGAAATTGAAGCTAATAGTCTTGGAGGCACTGCATCATTTCATACTTGCTTTGATATTGAAGCTAATAGTCTTGAAGAAACTGCATTAATTGATAGTTCCATGTAGTAACAGTATGGCTTGCAACACTAGTCAACTTATAGATAAGTATAGTGGTGTATATGAGCTCGAGAAGACAATGTATATATCTGTGAAAACACATAGGTGCTAAACTTGCTTCAAGTATTTCCTTCCTTTAAGTTTGGTAATGTTTCTGCTATCCTTTTACTGCCAATCTGTGTGTATTTGGTTGCGTGTACAAAGCATTACTTAATTGaaagtttaatatttactcaTTGTTTGCTTTTATCAGCTACTTTGCACCACAAGAGGTATGGCATCCCTTTGCAAATTTCCATGTGCAGTAGCAATCTGTGAACTATTTTATTCTCTAATTGCATAAACATAATTGATTCAGGATTAGCATACATGGTCGATCCAAAGATTGTTAACAAAAATttctaacaataaaataaaactacTCCATCTTCCTAAATCTACCTTAATTGAGGCTTTGTGCGATTGATTAGGCTGGCAATTCTTCTCAGCTAGAGGGCGATCTTTTGAATTCATTTGCCTTCAACTTATAGTCGATTCTTTCTTTTGCTTGTTGATTATTTAAGATGTATTGTGTCATTTAAGTGCTTTGGTTTTTTTTTCACCGTTTTTTTTCATGTGAATATGTCAATCATCTTTCAAACTTCATCAGTAGATCCCTTATACTGATATCCTTTTGAATCTAACTCAGTAACTTGATTATCTTTCGGACAAAGAAACATAACACCCAATATATATTTTAGTCTTCTAATTAGAAGTGTATCAAATGTACTATATATGTCGACATCTTGGACTCCATCTCTGGCTCACTCCATAACTAAGCTCTTGATCACACCGATAttgacgggttgacgggggcacTGGAAGCGAGCGCATTCATCTGTTGCCACAATTGATCACACCGACATTAGAAGAATCAAACAACTGGCTAAAAGAAGttgtatttctttttctttttttttttaaggtgcaaggaaaaatatcttcttttgttTATTGTTTATACATTGTCCAAGACTACTTATTACAAATGCTTTATATGAAAAATatcttattcttttctttttagtaTCTCATCCATTGATGTTGGTTTTGTAGGATCGTAAAAATACTAGAGGAGATGAATAGTATTTTTCACTTTTTTAGAAATCAAGTATACGTGTCGAAAAAGAACAGAGACGAAAAGCAAACGCTAACACAGGtaattttatttggttcggagtcttcgactACTTTTACTCTaaggctcgcactcgttgagTATTTTCGTTGAGCAATCACTCTAATCACGAAACAATtacagaatttaagtacaattgcAGGAATTACATTATACCgactgatcccgtccggaagctgagtcggacggaccgtcgggtgaggtggatgaaatgttgacgaagtcgcgatgtcccggaggggggtgtgctgaaatggcttctgtgttgaccaagtatTCAGAAGTCCTTTGGTCaatgctacctgcagccagtgaccgagttgacccggcccccggtaccccgatgctcgaggcagatccaacgaatatatgagtaccagactaagccataaaataatgaaatgtgCATAGAATATGAATAGAAAATGTACCCtagcccagggggcgccctcggatggtaCGCGGCTCAAGTTGTCACGACCCGGAAGAGTGGATGACTCCGATCAagctggagagctggatctgacgacgaggAGCTGAACGCGGCACGGGCTCGGAAGACGAGCTGCAGGTCGAGATAAAACACCGGTACGCAACCCAGGAGATATTAGCAGCATGCAGGTCGGGACACGAAACCAGCACACAGACCGAGaaacgagatcggcacgcaggccgggacactaggtcggcacgcaggccgggacatgaggtcggcacgtaggccgggacatgaggtcggcacgcaggccgacaTACTAACACCAAGGAAGCTGGACACGAATCACATAGGCTAAAATACAACCGCGGCTCGAAGGCCGGAACACAATAATGGCTCGAGGGCCAGATCAGTGCCGAAAGCGCATAGCGGCGTGGATCGGCTACCGGAAGCGACGACAACGATAATAGAGAGGTCGGAGTCGGCTGTAGCGACGTCGATAGGGTGGTTGAATGGCCGTCGGATATGGCGAACAGTGATGACGAGAAGAGGATGGCTGTGGCGCGCCGAGAGGGAGATAGGGATGGCTCTGGGGCGGCTTCGACGAGAAGACGTAGCTCCGGCGATGCTGGTGGTGATCTGAGAGGGCGACATGCGCTGAGCTTCTCTTTTGTGGGCACATTTGGCAGTGGCAACGGGAGGAAGAGAGGGTGGAAGGGGAGGTCACCGTGCTCATGTGAGGCCTCGAGCGTAAGAGCAAGGAGCTGCCGGCATCAgacttcgccggcgccggaggccACCGAAGTAGCTTCTCCTCTGTGTGGTCTTCCTGGCGGCGAACCACACCCACAGCAGCCCCCCTTTGAGCTTGAAACGTGGTCTAATCGCGGAAGAAGAAAGAAacggagaggagaggaggaagaaagctGCGGCAGGCATCGTGAGGcgcggagaagagggagaggaagagaggtggcGGCCGGCAGAGCCGCCGGCAGGAACCTGGCGTGAGGGGGCTGGCGGCGGACTAGCAAACACGCCCTCCCCCCTTGCTTTACGTGAACAGTGACCTAAAAAAGAGTTACCACAGTAAAATGACCAAGATGCCCCTCACCCTTCTCCTAATTACTCCTCTACTCCTAATACATATCCACATCACCga from Zingiber officinale cultivar Zhangliang chromosome 4B, Zo_v1.1, whole genome shotgun sequence includes:
- the LOC121978653 gene encoding wall-associated receptor kinase 3-like; protein product: MTKKKKNEICMCLLLLLLLAISRADSSINSCTRRCGDVDIPFPFGIESDCFLPGFHVFCNHSKLYSAGNIQILNFSLVEPRATIIQKNAHVHPQKYNNSTGGVYISREMDLTGSPFFFSIRDNIFAAAGCNVVAFFSSSNTLFNTPNGRACVSLCNDTNYNIGVISGYSCSGADGCCRVTDIPLGMKQFTSYLIHDFAGFNGSTTQNSPCLFSSILDVHSFNGTSRWCDLYKRYRGQFPVAVVWSISNSSCEQAKLNPTTYACLSRNSHCLQTYRGYTCGCNDAYEGNPYIEDGCNAKGATRIIKIQFLR
- the LOC121977929 gene encoding wall-associated receptor kinase-like 8 gives rise to the protein MIVSASSGGSVLICLAIVALWRILKKKNLQNRKKKFYRRNLDLLRKEQSSTDEIVTERMKIYELDELEKATNYFDKTRVVGGGGHGKVYKGILSDQRVVAIKMPKITNESELRQFVNEVFLLSQTNHRNVVKLMGCCLQTEVPLLVFEFISGGTLSDHLRNHEQFSPLSFEDRLRIAYEVARALSYIHSEASITIFHRDVKSSNILLDERNTAKLADFGASRAVTCDKNSITTIVQGTYGYLDPEYHQTGRLTNKSDVYSFGVILAELLTGKLAVPYEKDNDEVRNIVMDFIASLTDNSLLEILDPLVLKEAKEEILQKIARLIERCLKLYGNERPTMKDVEEELKAMRAKKPNVDPNSLEGTASIDNRLDHGVNSLEGTASIHTCFEIEANSLGGTASFHTCFDIEANSLEETALIDSSM